A region of the Flavobacteriaceae bacterium MAR_2010_188 genome:
ATGGAATTCAGATAACTGGCGGATCCTCTACAACCTATACAGAGTTTGATAGATATAGACAAGCCGGTGCTGTAGCCCGGGAAATGTTGAAAAGTGCTGCGGCTAAGAAATTGAACGTTGATAAAAGTCAACTTAAAACTGAAAATGGTCATGTAATTTCAGGAACTAATAAACTTAGCTACGGAGATTTAGCAAACGAAGCTTCCAAAATTAAAGCTCCAGAAAATGTACAGTTGCGTTCTGCAGCAGAATGGAAATATATAGGTAAAGGTCAAAAGCGTTTAGATGCTGCGGCAAAAACCAATGGTACCGCGGTTTTTGGTATTGATGTAAATTTAGACGACCTTCTAGTTGCGGTAGTTGCTCATCCTCCAGTCTTTGGTGGTAAAGTAAAATCCTTTAATTCCGATAAAGCCTTGACGATACCTGGCGTAACCCAAGTAGTGCAAATACCAAATGGTGTTGCTGTGCTTGCCTCAAATTATTGGTCCGCCAATGAAGGTAAAAAAGTACTAGATATCAGTTGGGATTTAGGAAAAGGAGCCGAGTATACCACCACTGAAAAAATTGACGAATATAAAAAGTTGGCCTCGACCGATGGTAATTCTGCCGCTGAGAAAGGAAATGCCAAAGATGGTATAGAAAAAGCGGCAAAAGTAATAGAAGCTGAATACGTTTTTCCATATCTCGCCCATGCCCCGATGGAGCCTTTAAATTGTACTGTTAAAATCGACGGCGACAATTGTGAAATCTGGACAGGAACCCAAATGCCCGGTGTTGATAGAGATGCAGCGGCTAGGATTCTAGGTTTTAAACCAGAAAATGTTAAAATGAATACCCCTTTTTTAGGTGGTGGATTTGGTAGAAGAGCTACTACGTCTTCCGACTTTGTAAGTGAAGCGGTTCATATTGCAAAGGAAAGTGGTAAAAATATAAAGATGATTTGGTCTCGGGAAGATGACATTCAGGGTGGATATTATCGTCCAGTATATATACATAAAGTAATAGCGGGTGTTGATGAAACCGGAAAGATTACCGCATGGCACCATAATGTTGTTGGTCAGTCTATCATGATGAGCACAGGCTTTATGCCAGCTTCACCTGACGCTGTCGATGTAACGTCGGTTGAAGGCGTTTCTGATTCACCTTATATAGTAGATTTACCAGACCATTTTGTGGGTTTGCATAATACTCAAGAAATATTTCCACCACTTTGGTTCCGTTCTGTAGGTCATACCCACACAGGATTCGTTATGGAAACTTTTATTGATGAACTCGCCGCGAACGCAAAATCCGATCCGTACGAGTTTAGAAAATCGATGCTAAGCAACCATCCTCGGCATTTAAAAGCCCTGAATCTAGTAGCAGAAAAGGCCGGTTGGAGTGAAGCTCTTCCAGAAGGTCATTTCCGCGGAATAGCCGTTCACGAATCGTTTAAAAGTTTTGTAGCTCAGGTAGTTGAAATAAGTATGCCCGACGGAAAACTAAAAGTACATAAAGTTACTTGTGCTATAGATTGCGGAATTGCAGTTAATCCAGACGGAGTTAAAGCTCAAATGGAAAGCGGAATCATATTCGCGTTAACCATGGCCCTTTATGGTGAACTGACCGTGAAGAATGGCGAAATACAAGAGCATAATTTTTATGATTATAGGATGGCGAGAATGCATGAATCTCCAGAAATCGAGGTTCATGTCGTAGAAAGTACAGACGAAATGGGTGGTGCCGGCGAATGCGGTGTCCCTCCTTTTGCTCCAGCCCTTGTTAATGCAATAGCGGCCGCAACAGGTAAAAGGATTTATAATCTACCGCTGAAAAATCATAATATTACTACAACTTAATTATCGGAATCAGATGATATTTAACTCACAACTAAAAATGACTTCCAAGAATAAAGGCATACTGTTTTCTATTCTATTCATAGGAATGCTCACAATTTCCTGGACAGCCAAAAACAATAAATCTTCGGACTACGTTACGTTTGAAAAAGACAGTATAGCTTCTGCCAAAGCATTTTTAGGTGTTTATGAAGTCCTGATGTCTCCAAGATGTCTAAACTGCCATCCTAAAGGTGATGTTCCTTTACAGGGAGACGACAGTCATTTACATACCATGCTTCCTAAACGAGGGACAGACGGAAAAGGTATTTACGCCATGAAGTGTACCAATTGCCATCAAAAAGAAAATTCTCCTGGGCTGCACGCACCTCCAGGAAACTCTGTTTGGCATTTACCACCCGCAGATATGAAGATGGTTTTTGAAGGCAAAACTCCATATGAACTTGCTACCCAAATGTTAGATCCAAAACGCAACGGAAATAAAACTACAGAAGAGCTGATAGAACATGTAAGTGCTGACAGTCTGGTGCTATGGGGCTGGAAACCTGGCGAAGGACGTTCGTTACCTCCAATGGCGCATGATAAATTTGCGGAAATGTTTAAAACATGGATTGAAAAAGGATCTTTTGCTCCAGATAGGAATCTACCAGCAAAAATGAAACCTTCAAAATAAATTAAACAACTTCTGCCACTACGAAGGTACTACCGCCTACGAAAATGAGGTCATTTTTTTCTGCGGAAATCTTCGCAGCATATAGGGCATCGTTGACGCTTGGGTAGGCAGCTCCATCGATTCCATAGTGGTTAAATTTTGCTTGCAAAAGATTTACCGCAAGCCCTCGTGCAATGTTTGGTGAACACAAAAAATATTTGGCGTGCCTGGGTAAAATCGGAAGAATTGAATCTAAATCCTTATCCGCTACCACCCCAAAAACAATATGAAGCTGATTATATTCTTGTTCTGCAAGTTGATTAACTACATAAGTTAGACCTTCCTTGTTATGCGCAGTATCACAAATTACCCTTGGACTTTCTTGAAGAGTTTGCCAACGGCCCATTAATCCAGTATTCCCTACAACATGTAATAAGCCATTTTCGACATCGTCATCAGGTAAATGATATCCGAGGTTTTTTAAGATTGAAATGGTTTGAAGTACGGTCTTGATGTTTTTTTCTTGGTATTTCCCTTCTAAATCTGACTTTAGCTGAGTCTTGACCAATTTATCTGCATAATAAATATCCGAATTCCTTTCGCTGGAAATTTGGTTGAAAACCGGCTCGATTTCAGATTGGGTTTCACCAATAACCACAGGAATATACTTCTTTATTATACCAGCCTTTTCATATGCAATAGCGTCCAAAGTATTTCCTAACATCGACATATGATCAAAGCCAATATTAGTAATTACGGAAACTTCTGGGGTAATAATATTTGTTGAATCCAATCTTCCACCCAATCCAACTTCAATAATGGCTATATCAACATCTTCTTGAGAAAAGTAATCGAAAGCCATTCCCACCGTCATTTCGAAAAATGATAATGAGTTATTTTCAAGGAATACTTTATTGTTTTCGATGAAATCTACCACGTAATCTTCGGTAATGACTTCACCGTTAATCTTTATTCGTTCTCGAAAATCCTTTAGATGTGGTGAGGTGTATAAACCCGTTTTATAGCCCGCTGTTTGAAATATTGAAGCTAACATATGGCTAACGGAACCTTTACCGTTGGTACCAGCTACATGAACACTTTTAAAATTCTGTTCTGGATTATCTAAGTGACTAGAGAGTTTTACAGTGTTGCTTAAATCTTTCTTAAAGGCAGATTTGCCAATATTCTGATACATAGGAAGCTGCTGGAACATCCATTCTACTGTATCCTGATAAGACATTTGTTACTGGGAAATATCGAAATTAATACTAACGAAACCGATCTGTCTAGCAGGAGCCTTAGAATCGGCAGGCCATTTATGGGAAAGTGCGATTTTTTCCGCAGGCTCTAAAAGACAAGAAGCCGCATTAGTTGTACCTCTAACACCGGCTTGGGCCTTAACCACATTACCATTTCGGTCTACTTCAATCTGAACCACTACCAAACCATATTCGTTGCAATCTTGTTTGTAGATTTGTCGGGTTGGTCTTCCACGTCCGTTTAGACCATAGCCAACTCCACCTTTTCCGGGGCCAGAACCTCCAAAATAACTCGGAGCGTAAGGGTCTCCATCGCGTTGGCCTTTATCACCTGCTCTGCTATCCGGACCTTCTCCACCTTTCTCTGAGCCTTCAGATTTACTTACTCCACCAATCAGAGCATCAAGTTTATCTTTTTTGGCTTGTTCTTCTCTTTGTTTACGCTCTTCGGCATCTCTCTTTTCTTTGGCGATTTTTTCAGCTTCAGCTTTAGCACGTGCTTCAGCATTGGCCTTAGCTTGTGCTGCTTCTTTCTGTTTCTTTATTGCAATAGCCTCTTCGTTATCTGCGGTAAGAACATTTTCGGTCTTAGGTTGGCTCGCCGCAGGTTCCTCTTTTGCAGGTTCAACCTTCTCTTCCACAACTTTAGGCTGTTCAATTATTTTTTCTGGCTCTGATTTTATGGGTTTTGTGGGCTGAACTGCTCCACTTCCATAATCAGTTGTTCCAAAATTAACGGCAACACCATATTCTAATGGCGGATCAAAATATGGAGGACCTACCACAAACAATAGCAGCACAAGAATAACCACAATGAGTGTTGTAATTCTAGCTGAATTCCGTTCGTGTTTTGTATCCAAATATTTCATGCAATTCTTTATGTACTATTATTCCGGCTTAACCGCTAATATTACTTTAAACTTATTACGATTAGCAATATCCATAACCTTCACAACATTCTCGATAGGCACAGTTTTCTCGGCCCTTAATACTATGGTTTGCTGGTCATCACCCGCAAGAGCAGTGACCAGTTCGTTTTCTAGAACACTTTCACCAACTAACTTCTGATCTACATAATATCTCAGGTCTTCAGTAATGCTTACAGCAATAGAATTTTTATTTTCTGTTTTACCGCTAGCCTTCGGTAATAGAATATCAATGGCACTTGTAGTGACTAAGGTTGAAGCAATCATAAAAAATATAAGTAACAGGAACACGATATCCGTCATGGACGACATATTGAATTCTGGTGTAACTTTATTTCTTCCTCTAATATTCATATTAAATAGGTTCGTTAAGGTGATCCAAAAATTCTAAAGAATTTGCTTCCATCTGGTAGACCACTTTATCCGTTCTAACCACTAAATGGTTGTATGCTATATAGGCAACAATACCTACAATTAGTCCTGCAACTGTAGTCGTCATCGCAGTATAAAGACCTCCTGCGAGTACATCCATTTGTATAGTACCACCTGCATTCGCCAATTCGAATATTGCTATAATCATACCAATTACCGTTCCCAAGAAACCAATCATAGGCGCCGCACCAGAAATTGTCGCCAACATACTAACGTTTTTCTCTAGGCTATAAATCTCTAATCTACCAGCATTTTCAATGGTTGTGTTGATGTCTGCCAACGGCTTTCCTATCCGAGAAATTCCTTTGCTGATTAATCTTGAAACTGGGGTATTTTGTTTGGCGCAAAGAACTTGAGCCGAATCAATTTTACCATTGGTGACGTGGTCTTTAATTTGATTCATAAAGTTTGCATCTACTTTAGATGCGTCCTTAATAGCGAACAACCTTTCAAAGTAAATATAAATTGCAACCACCAATAATATGAAGAGGATACCGATAATCAACATCCCGGCAAGTCCACCACTACTGATCAATTCAATAATCGACAGGGTTTTTTGTACTGGTTCTTCATCCTGCATCACTTCTGCAGTATCTTGAATATTACTAAGTAATATCATATTTAAACTCATTAGATTTTTGTTTGATTAGTTATTTAACGTCCAAAAAATGACTTAAGTATATATTAAAAAATTGTTCTTGTAAACATGAAAACTGCAGTACCGGCTAAAAATCCGATAAGTGCTAACCAAGAGATTTTTTTAATGTACCAAAAGAAGTTTATTTTCTCCATTCCCATTGCTACAACTCCTGCCGCAGACCCAATAATAAGCATACTTCCACCGGTACCGGCAGAATATGCTATAAAGTGCCAAAGTTCGTTATCCATTGGCTCGGAGAACATACCTAAACTCGCCGCTACTAACGGTACGTTGTCAA
Encoded here:
- a CDS encoding isoquinoline 1-oxidoreductase, beta subunit yields the protein MNKTDISRRNFLKGGALVGGGLLLSFTIPQSNRLTKLLSADAIEGFMPNAYLSIQTDNTVTVILSHVEMGQGIWTTLPMLLAEELDIDFKNVKVEHSPVGAPYNHTQYGIQITGGSSTTYTEFDRYRQAGAVAREMLKSAAAKKLNVDKSQLKTENGHVISGTNKLSYGDLANEASKIKAPENVQLRSAAEWKYIGKGQKRLDAAAKTNGTAVFGIDVNLDDLLVAVVAHPPVFGGKVKSFNSDKALTIPGVTQVVQIPNGVAVLASNYWSANEGKKVLDISWDLGKGAEYTTTEKIDEYKKLASTDGNSAAEKGNAKDGIEKAAKVIEAEYVFPYLAHAPMEPLNCTVKIDGDNCEIWTGTQMPGVDRDAAARILGFKPENVKMNTPFLGGGFGRRATTSSDFVSEAVHIAKESGKNIKMIWSREDDIQGGYYRPVYIHKVIAGVDETGKITAWHHNVVGQSIMMSTGFMPASPDAVDVTSVEGVSDSPYIVDLPDHFVGLHNTQEIFPPLWFRSVGHTHTGFVMETFIDELAANAKSDPYEFRKSMLSNHPRHLKALNLVAEKAGWSEALPEGHFRGIAVHESFKSFVAQVVEISMPDGKLKVHKVTCAIDCGIAVNPDGVKAQMESGIIFALTMALYGELTVKNGEIQEHNFYDYRMARMHESPEIEVHVVESTDEMGGAGECGVPPFAPALVNAIAAATGKRIYNLPLKNHNITTT
- a CDS encoding dihydrofolate synthase / folylpolyglutamate synthase, with the translated sequence MSYQDTVEWMFQQLPMYQNIGKSAFKKDLSNTVKLSSHLDNPEQNFKSVHVAGTNGKGSVSHMLASIFQTAGYKTGLYTSPHLKDFRERIKINGEVITEDYVVDFIENNKVFLENNSLSFFEMTVGMAFDYFSQEDVDIAIIEVGLGGRLDSTNIITPEVSVITNIGFDHMSMLGNTLDAIAYEKAGIIKKYIPVVIGETQSEIEPVFNQISSERNSDIYYADKLVKTQLKSDLEGKYQEKNIKTVLQTISILKNLGYHLPDDDVENGLLHVVGNTGLMGRWQTLQESPRVICDTAHNKEGLTYVVNQLAEQEYNQLHIVFGVVADKDLDSILPILPRHAKYFLCSPNIARGLAVNLLQAKFNHYGIDGAAYPSVNDALYAAKISAEKNDLIFVGGSTFVVAEVV
- a CDS encoding outer membrane transport energization protein TonB, which produces MKYLDTKHERNSARITTLIVVILVLLLFVVGPPYFDPPLEYGVAVNFGTTDYGSGAVQPTKPIKSEPEKIIEQPKVVEEKVEPAKEEPAASQPKTENVLTADNEEAIAIKKQKEAAQAKANAEARAKAEAEKIAKEKRDAEERKQREEQAKKDKLDALIGGVSKSEGSEKGGEGPDSRAGDKGQRDGDPYAPSYFGGSGPGKGGVGYGLNGRGRPTRQIYKQDCNEYGLVVVQIEVDRNGNVVKAQAGVRGTTNAASCLLEPAEKIALSHKWPADSKAPARQIGFVSINFDISQ
- a CDS encoding outer membrane transport energization protein ExbD; amino-acid sequence: MNIRGRNKVTPEFNMSSMTDIVFLLLIFFMIASTLVTTSAIDILLPKASGKTENKNSIAVSITEDLRYYVDQKLVGESVLENELVTALAGDDQQTIVLRAEKTVPIENVVKVMDIANRNKFKVILAVKPE
- a CDS encoding outer membrane transport energization protein ExbB, with the protein product MSLNMILLSNIQDTAEVMQDEEPVQKTLSIIELISSGGLAGMLIIGILFILLVVAIYIYFERLFAIKDASKVDANFMNQIKDHVTNGKIDSAQVLCAKQNTPVSRLISKGISRIGKPLADINTTIENAGRLEIYSLEKNVSMLATISGAAPMIGFLGTVIGMIIAIFELANAGGTIQMDVLAGGLYTAMTTTVAGLIVGIVAYIAYNHLVVRTDKVVYQMEANSLEFLDHLNEPI